AGCGCGATGCGACTATTTTTAATAGTAAGTATCAGCTAGGAAATATTCTGGGACTTTTGTCTGATGATGTCAGCCATATTCAAAACTTTTACCTAAGAACGATCTTTCCAATGTTTGTAGCTTGGGGCTTGTATGCAATTATCGTAATTGGCTTAGGCATCATTTCCCCACTGATGGGCATTTGGATGTTGATCCTGTTTTTCCTAATTATTTTCGCTATTCCTATTTGGTCAGTTTTAATCAATGGTGCGCGGCAAAGCTATGAAAAAACGGTTCAAGACAAGCTCTACGTTGACTTGACTGATAATGTGATGGGAGTAGATGACTGGATTTTGTCTGGCCGCAGCAAAGAATACTTGGCCTTGCACGTCAATGATCAAGATAAATTTTTGCAAATCAACGCGAAGATGAAAAAATTTGATCGCTGGCGCGACTTTGTTTTACAAATCTTCTGGGTGTTGGTAATTGTGAGCCTAGTAATTTGGGGTGCTGCCAGATTTGGCGGGCGTTCAACTTATTATACTAATTGGATTGCGGCATTTGCTTTGGCATTATTCCCGACTGTTGAGGCTTTTGCCAGTTTGCCGACTGCTGCTCAAGAGACGAATATCTACAAAGATTCGCTTAAGCGTTTGAATAATTTGCCAGCTCCTGATCGGACTAAGCATAAACCAATCAAATTAACCGCACCGTTTAATTTAGTATTAACTGATGTGCATTATGCCTACCCTCAAACTAATAAAGAGGTTTTGCATGGGATCAACTTAAATATACATGATGGTGAAAAGATTGCTATTTTGGGTCGTAGTGGTGCGGGTAAAAGTACTTTAGCTGCCTTGCTCAGAGGTGATCGAGTACCTACTAAAGGCCGAGTAACTTTAAATGGAATTGATACTAGCAAGTTTGGTGATCAAATGTCCAACTATTTTAGTATCATCAATCAAACGCCGTACTTGTTCAATACCACGATTGCTAATAACTTGCGGTTAGGTAATGAAGATGCCACAGATGAACAATTATGGGATGTTTTACGCCGAGTCGGTTTGGCCGAAATGGTTCAGAAATTAACGGATGGTCTTGATACGAAGGTAGATGAGGCAGGATTACGCTTTTCAGGTGGTGAACGCCATCGTTTAGCCTTAGCGCGAATCTTACTGAAGAATACGCCAATTGTCTTACTTGATGAGCCAACAGTTGGCTTGGATCCAATTACGGAGCAAGCTGTAATTAATATGTTTATTAAGGAATTATCCGGTAAAACTTTAATTTGGATTACACACCACTTGCAAGGAATTGATCAGATGGATCAAGTAATTTTTATTGAAGATGGACAAATTAATATGCAGGGTACACCGGAAAAATTATGGCAGACAGAGCCGCGTTATCGTGAATTGAAAAAGGCTGATTTAGGATTATAGAGGTTCATTATGCTAACGAATAAAGTGCCAGAACAAGATGTGCATGACCTGTTTACTAGGGTCGCGCCTAAGTATGATTTGATGAATAATATTGTTAGTTTAGGGATTCAAAAGAGTTGGCGTAAGAAATTTTTACGGCAGTTAGATTTAAATAAAAATTCTATTTGCTTAGATTTGTGTTGTGGTAGCGCTGATTCAACTATTGATTTGGCTAAAAAAGCTAAATTAGTGACTGGTCTAGATTTTAACCAGGAGATGTTGAAGATTGCCCAAAAAAAGATTCGTCAAAAGCAGCTGCAGTCCAAGATAAAGTTGATTGCAGGGGATGCAATGAATTTACCTTTTGCAGCTAATAGTTTTGATTGTGTAACTATTTGTTTTGGTCTACGCAATGTTCCTAATGCGGCCAAAACAATACAAGAAAGCTATCGTGTACTTAAGCCAGGTGGGCAATTTGCTGTTTTAGAAATGTCTCAGCCCACTAATGCATTAGTTAAATTGGGCTGGCAAGCTTATTTTAAAATTTTTCCGTATTTTGCTAAGTTGACACACGGTAATATCAAGGACTACCAGTATTTGTCAAAAACAAGTAAAGAATTTCTCTCGGCTGAGCAATTAAAAAAGCTACTTGAGCAAAATGGTTTTACTCGAGTAGCGGTTACTAAGTTAACTTACGGTGCAGGTGCGATTCATGTAGGACGCAAAGATTAAAGCGTTCGATTGACTAATTTACGCGTCATCTTTTTGAGCAAGACGGTCGCATTAGTTTGCGGCAGTTGGGCTAAGTTAGCTAATGCCCGATTAGTATATTGTTCAGCTAAGGCATGAGTTTCTTCAATGACTGAGCTGTTTAGCAAAATCTTTTGGATTTGTTCGATATCGTTTTTGCTCATTTGTCGCTTTTTTTCAAGTAGCGGTACTAATTGCTCTCGTAATTCCTTTTTGCTAAGAGCTAGCAGAATAGGTAGAGAGTAGACGCCGGTAGTCAAATCTTCTAGCGTTGGCTTGTTCAGGTGCTTACCGCCAGTGTAATCAAGAATGTCGTCAACAATTTGAAAAGCAATGCCTAAGTTTTCACCAAAGGAGGCTAAAGCTTGAGTAGTTTGCTCATCTCCATTGCCAAAATGACTCCCTTCTTCGGCAGCTAAACGAAAAAGTGCAGCTGTCTTTCCTTTAACATTAGTTAAGTAGTCGTTGAAATCTTGGCTTAGGTTAAAACGTTCAGCCATTTGGCCTAATTCGCCAGCCAGTAAATGATGCATTGTGTGAGCATTTTTGATCATGTAATCTTGTTCGGAAATGGCGTTCAAAATTAGGTCAAAAAAGTGCGTAAAAAGCAAGTCGCCAGCGTAAACTGCGGTGTCTTTGCCAAAACGGGCTTGGATGCTAATTTTACCGCGGCGCTCGTCAGAATCGTCAATGATATCATCATGAATTAATGAGGCCATATGCAAAATTTCGATTGATGAGGCAAGTTGAATAATTTGTTTTGATACAGTTTCTTTTTTGCTAGCAATTTGAGCTGACAAAATTAGTAAACTAGGCCGTAAATATTTACCACCGTTACTAGCCATTTCAAGGAGTGCATCTTGCAAGTCTGAATATGGAGTGCGGATGGTTGCCTGAATTAATTGATTAACTTCTTCAAGCGGTTTACGAATAAGTGGATATTTTTGCCAAGGTTGAGAGTTATTCATGATAGATTTCCTTATAATAGAGTTAACAGAATAGTGATCCTTTGAAAGGATGTGGATCGATGTCATTAAGTGTATTTTTAGAATTAATTGAGATTAAAGCAAAAACCGCTAGTGTCATTCCCTTTTTCTTAGGGATGTGCTACAGCGTGTATTATTATCACCAGGTTAACTGGGGATTTGCCCTAGTCTTCTTCATTGCAATGCTACTATTTAACATGGTAGTAGATATGTTTGATAACTACTGTGATTATTATCACGCAGATAGCAAGAATTACCAAGAGAAGACTAACATTATCGGGCGAGAAAATATTTCACCTAATTTAGTTCTGGGATTAATTATTTCCTTTAGTCTTATTGCAATTTTATTAGGTTTGTATCTAGTCGCTAAAGTAGGCTTGCCTGTATTGTGGATGGGCTTGTTCTGTTTTATGGTTGGTTATTTATATTCATTTGGTCCGCATCCTATTTCTAGCTTGCCACTAGGTGAATTGTTCTCTGGTTTCACAATGGGCTTCATGATTGTCCTGCTCAGTGTTTATATCAATAGTTTTCAAGCTTTTGATTGGAACTGGATCACAATCGGTCGTATCTTCTTATTAGCTTTAGCTGATGAATTATGGATTTCTAATTTAATGCTAGCTAATAACTTATGCGATGCCCAAGAGGACGAGGATAATCACCGCACCACAATTATTCACTTTATTGGTAAAAAAGGTGGCTTGATTGCTTTTAGTGTCAAAAATATTTTAGCATTTTTGGTAATCTTCCTCCTACCGTTCTTGGGAATTGCTCCTAAGACGGTTTGGTTAACAGTAATAATTGTACCGTTCGTTTATAAGCAGAACAAGATCTTAATTGGCAAGCAAGTTAAGACAGAGACATTTATCACAGGAGTAAAAACGTTGCTAGTTGGTTCACTGACTTACTTAATAACTTACTTTTTAGGAATTCTATTTTAGAGAGGTTGAAAATTATGAAAACAGTTGTAGTTTTAGGTGCTGGTTTTGCCGGCTTGAAAACAGTTGTCGCTTTGCAAAAGAAGTTGCGTGAACAAGTTAAGATTATCTTGGTTGACCGTAATCCATACCACTACGAAACAATTCGCTTATATGAAGTGGCTACTGGCGAAATTCCCTACACTGGGATGTCATATGAAATTAATGATGTAATTAATCCGAAGATGACTACTGTGATTACGGATGAAGTTGAAAAAGTTAATATTGCTGATAAAACAGTTGAGTTAAAGGATCATGCTCCACTTAAATATGACTATTGTGTTGTTGGCTTAGGCTTTACCTTGAGCAATATGGGCATTAAAGGTGTAACCGAAAATGCTTTGCCAATGAGCAATGTAAAACAAGCTGAAGCTATTCGCGACCACCTTTATGCTGAAATGAAAGCTTATCGCCAAGACCATGATTCTAAACACCTGTCAGTAGTAATTTGTGGGGCAGGTTTTCAAGCAATTGAATTAGGAAATGCCATTGCAAAGGTTCGCCCAGAACTAGCTCAAATGGCTGGCGCCCAACCAGATGAAATTACCATCAGAATGATTGATGGTTCGCCACGTCTTTTGCCAATGTTCCAAGGTAAATTGCTTGATTACGCTTTAAACACAATTAAGAAAAATAAAGTCGAAATTATTAAGCCAGCTTATGTTAATGAAGTAACCTCTACCTCGGTTTTGTATAAAATGGCTAATGAAAAAGACAATGCTGAACTGCAAGAAATTAAGGCAGGTACTAGAATCTGGATGATGGGCTTTAGTGGCAGTCCAGTAATTGAGGCATCTGGATTTAAGAACCGTCGTGGTCGGGTCATGGTTGGTGATCATTTAACCGCGCCAGAAAGTGATGATATCTACGTCTTAGGCGATGTTTCAAGCGTCATGGTTCCTGGTAAGAAATGGCCATATCCTAACACTGGTCAATTGGCTCTTTCAATGGCTAACTACGCTGCAAAAGATATTAAAAGCAGAATTATGGGTCAAACTAGACCGGATAAATATGCTTACCATGACTTAGGTGTAGTAGTTAACTTGGGTAATTCAGAAGCCGCAGGATTGGCAATGGGGCATGCTTTTAAAGGATACTTTGCAGCAACTCTTAAGAAGATTACCATTGATAAGTCGGTTCTTGAAACTGGTGGTATTAAAGAAACAATGGCGATTGGTCAATTTGACTTCTATCACTAAAATTGAAAATAAAAGAGAATAAAAAATCACTTCAGTTTGATTTGATATGAACCCCCAAATTTGGGACATATTATTGAACTGCTTTATTTAAAACCATATTTCGATATTCTATCGGAGTATGGTTTTTTAGTACTGTTTTAATTCTATCATGATTGTAGTAATGAATGTATTAGGACTAAAGTGTGAAGTTGCGCCATTTTATGCCACACCAAGAAGATAAAGTTTCGATTCTTGATGTCCTGATTACGGATAGCAGAGGCAGGCGTTACAATGTGGAAATGCAGGTCGCGCATAAAGCAGACATGGATAAACGAGCCAGGCAATACCTGTTCAAGATGATGGAAGATGGCTTTTTACGACGAAAACAAGAATATGGCGAGCTGCACGCTGCATATGTAATTTTTATTCTGCCGTTTGATCCCAAAGGAAAAGGCTTGAAGCGATATACTTTTGTTTATACTGCTAAGGAAGACCCGTCAGTTGAATTAAATGACGATTCTGCGATAATATATTTAAACACAAAAGGAACAAAAGGCGAGATCAGACCTGAGCTTGATGACCTTTATCGCATGATTGAAGGCAAGCCAACTTCAAATGGAAAACTCGTCAGTCGAATCAAAAAGTCGATGAACAATTATCGTAGAACCGAAGAATGGAGGCAACACGTCATGAACACAGAAGAAGTAGCAGAAGCAGCAAAGCAGCTTGGCATGGAGGAAGGCATGCATGAGGCAACTGTTGCAGCAATCCATAAAACGATTAACATGCTTAGAAGGATGAAGCGCAGTCCCAAGCAAATCTTGCAAGAATTAGAACAAGATTATGGCAATGAATTTTCTGAAGAAGAACTAGCAGACTTTGTGAAAAACGCCTAGTCGATAAGATATAATGATAGCTGTGAAGCTATCATTTTTTAGATAACGGGGGCTTGATCATGAATAATCCTGAAGAATTACAACATTTTTTAGATGTTCTGCTAAAAGAGAGTAACTTTACTAGGGCAGCTAAAGAATTATATATTTCCCAGCCTTATTTAACGCAGCTAATTGGACGAATTGAGAAAAAATTAGGCACCAAGATCATCAACCGAGATGAAAGACCCTACACGTTAACTCCTGCAGGCTTAATTTACTACCAATATTTGGAGAATGTTTCATATAATAAACAGCAATTAGGGCGCAAGCTGGAGGCATATACTCATCCTGACCAACAGATAATTAAAATCGGCATTTTAGAGAGCTTAGGTACATATTTATTGCCAGAAATTTTGCCGCAATTTTTGCAAGAAAACCCCAACGTCAAGATTCAGCTATTTGAAAATTTCCCCAGAGAAAATGAAAGAAGATTGCTTAATGGCGAGCTGGATTGTTATATTGGTCAGACGCCAGAAGCACTTGACTCGAGTTTAGATGTGGTTGCGGGTGGCGGGGAACGCTATTACGTAGTGATTTCGCCAGCCTCACCATATTACCAAGCAGGAAAGTTTATCTTAAATTCGGATGAACCTGATCTAAAAGAGGTACTGCAGGAGCCTTTAGTGTTGAGTTCACCTGGTTCAGCTATCCGGCATCAAGTTAATGGCTTATTTCAGAGATTAAGACTCGAAAAAAATATTGTGATGGAGTCTAATAGTATTATTACTGCAACTAACTTAGCAATTCACGGCGTGGGTATTACCATTTCTTCGGCAAGTATTATCAGAAGAATGGAACAAACGCCAATTAACTTGTTGCCACTAGATCGAAAGTTAATGGATGTTGTCTTTTTCATTGCTAGCAAAAGCGGTGAAAAGTCGCCAGCATTAGAAAACCTAATTTCAATTTTTCAAAAGACGCGTTTACAAGCAAAAATAGGATAAAGAAAAAGGCATCATGTGATGCCTTTTAAATTGCTTTGATTTCTATTGTTTTCGTTTCATGTCGATCATCTTCGGCTCAATGTAGAAGTGATAGAGGAAGGAATAACCAAGCAGTACAAAGGTAATTCCTTCAATCCAACCGCCGAATACATCAGATGGATAATGCACGTGGACGAAAATTCTGGTGTAGCCAATCATCAGTGGGAATAAAGCCCAGATAATAATCAACAGCGTTTTCCAAAACTTGCTCTTGATTAGCAGAATAGTTAGGATAATCAAAACACCAAATAGCGCCGCGCTACCAACTGAGTGCCCCGATGGAAAACTATAACCATCCGCATAAACTAAGTGCTTGACCGTTGGACGCTGCCGCATCACCGCGTGCTTGACAATCCAATTATAGCCATTAGCACAGATCATGACACCAGCGGTAAACCAAGCGTATGCATATTGCTTAAAGACCAGTAAAACTATGAAAACAATGATTGTTTCAATTGTGATCACGCTTGTATTGCCGAGATTAGTAAAATCTTTAGCAAAAGCGACATTAGCTGGATTATTGTTGCAAACAATGCTGACCACAGCATTATCAAAATTGTGAATAAATTGTGAGCCGGATGAAACCAGTGCGGCCCAGACAGCATAAATAACCACGAAGCAGATACCAGGTATTAGGGTGTCCTTAGGTGGTCGTTTCGTATTAATCAAAAAAGTACTCCCCTCTTGTATTTTTTAGCATTTGTGGTAAATTATAATCATTATCTATAAGAAAATAAAGGTCGAGAAGTAGTAACAAGAATATTTTTTCAGAGAGAGGCTGGCTGCTGTGAAGTCTTAAAATAGGATTGTGAACTCGTCTCGTGTTGAAGAAACCTAGCGTTGCCATCCGCGTTAAGGAGCAATTAAGTGTCACAAATTGTGAAACTTAGGTGGTACCGCGATGATTCGTCCTATGATTTTTTCATAGGGCGTTTTTTAATAGTAAAGGAGAAGTATTTTGTATAACCACAAAGTAATTGAAAAGAAATGGCAAGATTATTGGGCAAAGCACGATACTTTTAAGACAGGCACTGACCCTGATAAGAAGAATTATTATGCATTGGATATGTTCCCATTCCCATCTGGCAAGGGACTTCACGTAGGTCACCCAGAAGGATATACTGCAACTGATATCGTTTCAAGAATGAAGCGTGCACAAGGCTATAATGTGCTTCACCCAATGGGCTGGGATGCATTTGGTTTACCAACTGAACAATATGCGTTAAAGACTGGCGAAGATCCAGAAGTTGTTACTAAGAACAATATTGCTAACTTTAAGCGTCAATTGAATAAATTGGGTTTCTCATATGATTGGGACCGTGAAGTAACCACCTCAGATCCAAATTACTACAAGTGGACGCAATGGGTTTTTGAACAAATGTACAAAAAGGGCTTGGCATATGAAGCTGAAGTTCCTGTTAACTGGTCACCAGATTTAGGTACTGTTGTGGCTAATGAAGAAGTTATTGATGGTAAAACCGAGCGCGGTGGCTACCCAGTATATCGTAAGAATATGCGTCAATGGATGCTTAAGATGACCGCATATGCCGATCGCTTGTTGGAAGATCTCGATGACTTAGATTGGCCAGAACCAGTTAAGGAAATGCAGCGTAACTGGATCGGTCGTTCGGAAGGTGCACAAGTTACTTTTAAGGTAAAGGATAGTGACAAGACTTTTGATGTCTTTACCACTCGTCCAGATACTTTGTTTGGTTGTTCTTACACTGTTCTTGCTCCAGAAAGTAAATTAGTGCAAGAAATTACGACCCCTGAACAAAAAGAAGCAGTTGATGCTTATATTAAGAAGATTGAATCAAAATCTGACCTTGAGAGAACTGATCTTAATAAGGATAAAACTGGTGTCTTCACTGGGGCTTATGCAATTAACCCAGTAAATGGTAAAGAAGTTCCAATTTGGATTTCTGACTATGTTTTAGCAAGTTACGGCACTGGTGCCGTAATGGCTGTTCCAGCTCATGATGATCGTGATTATGCTTTTGCAACTAAGTTTGGTTTGCCAATTAATCCAGTTATTGAAGGCGGCAATATTGAAAAGGAAGCCTTCACCGGCAATGGCAAGCACTTTAATTCTGAATTCTTAGATGACTTAGACAACGAAGAAGCCAAGAAGCGCATGATTGAATGGCTTGAGGACCATAACTGCGGTAAGAAGAAGGTCAACTACAAGTTGCGTGATTGGGACTTCTCTCGTCAACGCTACTGGGGTGAACCAATTCCAGTAATCCACTGGGAAGATGGTACGACTTCACTTGTACCAGAAGATCAATTGCCACTTCGCTTGCCACATGCAACTGACATTAAGCCATCCGGTACGCCAGAAAGTCCACTTGCTAACTTGACTGACTGGGTAGATGTTGTTGACGAAAACGGTAGAAAAGGTAAGCGTGAAACCAACACGATGCCTAACTGGGCTGGTTCTAGCTGGTACTACTTGCGTTACGTTGATCCACATAATGATAAGGAATTAGCTGACTACGATTTGCTTAAAAAGTGGCTTCCAGTTGACTTGTACATTGGTGGGGCAGAACACGCAGTACGTCACCTACTTTATGCAAGATTCTGGCACAAGGTTCTTTATGACTTGGGTGTTGTTCCAACCAAGGAACCATTCCAAAGACTGTACAATCAAGGTCTAATCTTGAAGAACCATGAAAAGATGTCTAAGTCAAAGGGTAACGTTGTTAACCCAGATGATGTGATTGACGAATACGGTGCTGACTCACTTAGAATGTACGAAATGTTCATGGGCCCACTTGATGCTTCAATCGACTGGGATGACAATGGTCCAGCTTCAACTAAGAAGTTCTTAGATCGTGTATGGCGTTTGTTTGTGAATGATCTTGATCTTAAGGCAATTCCACAAGAAAGAATCGTTGACGAAAACGATGGTACGCTTGATAAAGTTTATGCTGAGACAGTCAAGAAGGTTACCGAAGACTTCGATGCACTCCACTTTAACACTGCAATTAGTCAAATGATGGTCTTCATGAATGCGGCTCAAAAGGCTAAGACTATTCCACGGGAATACGCAGAAGGCTTTGTTAAGCTTTTGGCTCCAGTTGCACCACATATGATGGAAGAAATTTGGCAAGTCTTTGGTCATGATGAATCAATTACTTATGCTAAGTGGCCAACTTACGATCCAGCTAAGCTAGTTGAATCAACTGTAGAAATTATGGTTCAAGTTAACGGTAAGCTCCGTGGCAAGTTCCAAGCTCCTAAGGACGCCGATCGCGATGACGTGCAAAAACAAGCTATGGAAATTGAACACGTTAAGAAGTTCTTAGAAGGTAAAGACGTCAAGAAGGTTATTGTCGTTCCAAACAAGATCGTTAATATCGTTGCTAAATAAGTAAAATTTTTCCTAAAAGAACAATAGAGCTTTACTTTATTGTTCAAATTGCGTGACAATTAAATAGTTAATTCATATATTGGGAAAAATTTCATGGAAGAAGAAAATAACTTAAATAGCAAAGATACACAAAATACTTTTCTAAAAGGTTCCGCTTGGATGACCTTTGGCTCAATTGCCTCGAGAATTTTGGGTGCTTTGTATATTATTCCGTGGTATGCCTGGATGGGCTCCTACGGCAATATTGCCAATGCTTTGACTGCGCGTAGTTATAACATTTATACAATTTTTATCTTAATCTCGACAGCCGGAATTCCAGGAGCAATTGCTAAGCAGGTAGCCAAGTATAATGCACTAAACGAATATGGGATTGGCCGTAAGTTGTTTCGTAAAGGCTTAATTTTAATGTCCATCTTGGGGATCGTATCTGCTGCAATTATGTATTTTGCTTCGCCGCTATTAGCATCTAATGGTAGTCAAAGTGATCCGAGGCAGGTTGCGGTTATGCGCAGCCTATCTTATGCGATCTTGATTATTCCTATCTTAAGTATTATGCGAGGATACTTCCAAGGATATGCCGATATGATGCCGAGTGCGATGTCACAGTTTGTTGAACAATTTGCCCGGGTGGTCTGGATGCTCTTAACTGCATTTGTGATTATGCAAATTCAACATGGCTCATATGTGCATGCAGTTATTCAATCCAACTTGGCCGCTGCGATTGGGGCGCTATTTGGAATTGGTTTGCTGATATGGTTTCTATTTTCGCGCAGAAATCAATTGAATTATCTAGTTGAACATTCAAATAATAGAATCCATGTTTCTACGACTGAATTATTCATGGAAATTATTGAACAGGCTATTCCTTTTATTATTATTGATTCAGGAATTACCTTGTTCTCGTTGGTTGATCAGTATACGTTCCACCCAATGATTGCAAGCCTAGTTCACGCTAGTTCAGATACAATTGAAGATTGGTATGCCTTGTTTGGCTTGAATGCTAATAAATTGATTATGATTATTGTCTCTTTGGCAAGTGCGATGGCAGTAACGGCGATTCCGCTATTATCGGCTGCGCATACTAGGGGAGACTATAAGAGCATTTCAAAGCAGATTGCTAACACGATGGATTTGTTTTTATTTGTAATGATTCCAGCCGCTTTTGGAATGGCCGCCATTAGTAGACCCATTTATACAGTTTTCTATGGCCCAGATCTATTGGGGAGCAACGTATTATATCTGTCGTCATTTACCGCGATTAGTTTAGGATTATTTACGGTGTTGATGGCGATTTTGCAAGGTCTTTCAGAAAATGGGCTGGCTATTAAGTACTTGGTTCTAGGATTGATTTTAAAAGGGATCCTGCAATATCCAATGATTTTCCTATTTAAGGTATATGGTCCACTAGTTGCTACTAATTTAGGTTTATTAATTATTGTGGCACTTTCTTTAAAACATTTGGAAGTGCAGTATGATTTTAATTTGAATCGAACTAGTAGGAGATTAGCTGGAGTTACCGCATTTTCAATTGGTATGTTCCTTGTAGTTAAATTGTGTGAAATGGGACTAGGCAAGTTCCTTAATCCTGATCATAGATTTACTGCATTGGTGCTAGTAATTGTAGCTGTAGGTGCTGGGATTGTCTTTTATGGCTTGGTGACATTGAAGACAGGGTTAGCAC
This is a stretch of genomic DNA from Lactobacillus crispatus. It encodes these proteins:
- a CDS encoding putative polysaccharide biosynthesis protein codes for the protein MEEENNLNSKDTQNTFLKGSAWMTFGSIASRILGALYIIPWYAWMGSYGNIANALTARSYNIYTIFILISTAGIPGAIAKQVAKYNALNEYGIGRKLFRKGLILMSILGIVSAAIMYFASPLLASNGSQSDPRQVAVMRSLSYAILIIPILSIMRGYFQGYADMMPSAMSQFVEQFARVVWMLLTAFVIMQIQHGSYVHAVIQSNLAAAIGALFGIGLLIWFLFSRRNQLNYLVEHSNNRIHVSTTELFMEIIEQAIPFIIIDSGITLFSLVDQYTFHPMIASLVHASSDTIEDWYALFGLNANKLIMIIVSLASAMAVTAIPLLSAAHTRGDYKSISKQIANTMDLFLFVMIPAAFGMAAISRPIYTVFYGPDLLGSNVLYLSSFTAISLGLFTVLMAILQGLSENGLAIKYLVLGLILKGILQYPMIFLFKVYGPLVATNLGLLIIVALSLKHLEVQYDFNLNRTSRRLAGVTAFSIGMFLVVKLCEMGLGKFLNPDHRFTALVLVIVAVGAGIVFYGLVTLKTGLAQSVLGSKVESILVRLHMDK
- the leuS gene encoding leucine--tRNA ligase — encoded protein: MYNHKVIEKKWQDYWAKHDTFKTGTDPDKKNYYALDMFPFPSGKGLHVGHPEGYTATDIVSRMKRAQGYNVLHPMGWDAFGLPTEQYALKTGEDPEVVTKNNIANFKRQLNKLGFSYDWDREVTTSDPNYYKWTQWVFEQMYKKGLAYEAEVPVNWSPDLGTVVANEEVIDGKTERGGYPVYRKNMRQWMLKMTAYADRLLEDLDDLDWPEPVKEMQRNWIGRSEGAQVTFKVKDSDKTFDVFTTRPDTLFGCSYTVLAPESKLVQEITTPEQKEAVDAYIKKIESKSDLERTDLNKDKTGVFTGAYAINPVNGKEVPIWISDYVLASYGTGAVMAVPAHDDRDYAFATKFGLPINPVIEGGNIEKEAFTGNGKHFNSEFLDDLDNEEAKKRMIEWLEDHNCGKKKVNYKLRDWDFSRQRYWGEPIPVIHWEDGTTSLVPEDQLPLRLPHATDIKPSGTPESPLANLTDWVDVVDENGRKGKRETNTMPNWAGSSWYYLRYVDPHNDKELADYDLLKKWLPVDLYIGGAEHAVRHLLYARFWHKVLYDLGVVPTKEPFQRLYNQGLILKNHEKMSKSKGNVVNPDDVIDEYGADSLRMYEMFMGPLDASIDWDDNGPASTKKFLDRVWRLFVNDLDLKAIPQERIVDENDGTLDKVYAETVKKVTEDFDALHFNTAISQMMVFMNAAQKAKTIPREYAEGFVKLLAPVAPHMMEEIWQVFGHDESITYAKWPTYDPAKLVESTVEIMVQVNGKLRGKFQAPKDADRDDVQKQAMEIEHVKKFLEGKDVKKVIVVPNKIVNIVAK